Genomic DNA from Hymenobacter jejuensis:
GGCCGCTTCCCGAAAAGTGGTGTAAATGGTTGACAAAGGAAAGCTGAGTTCAGATTTTTAAACGTAATATACTAATTATCAGTAAGTTGCGGTAAGGTGCTTTCAAATAAGCAAGTTTTCACTCAAAAGCATATAGCCCCGTAGGCTGTACCAGAACCTTTGGCAAGTCATGGTGTTTTTCAAAATATTGATAACCAGGTTGTAAGCTTTGCCAAAAATAATGGTGGGCATGGTGTTGATACGTAGTCAAATTCTCATCGCGTAACTCAAACGGGAAAATGTGCACGGGGATCGTCGCCTGGCCAGCATTGCGGGCTTCTACGGCCAGCACATATACCTCTTCAATCAAGGCATCGGTAATGGGCAGACAGCCAATGGTTTGGTCGGAGCCATGGATGAAAATATCGCCGCCGGGGTCGGAGCCGCTTAGGAGCATGTCGGAATTGTTTGGGTAGTCAAGCCCCAGCGACAGATGGTACAAACTGTTGGGGTTGAAGCGGTTGACTGAATAAAATCCTTCGGGTACCTGGCCATCGCCGGCGCAGCGCTTGGGCCCTAAGGTGCCTGAGGTGCCCGCAATAAAGTACGTGCGCAACAGTTGAAGCTGAGCGTCACCGCGGTTGCGGCCCCACACTTCCAGCCGCCGCCCGATTTTGAAGGCGCGCACGAAAATTTCCAACTCCGAGGCCCTGATGCCATGCGAAACCAGAAGCCGTTGCAACTCTGGCCATTTGGCGGCGTACGCGGCCCGCACCCGCGGATATTGCAATTGTTGCTCCCGAAACGAAGGCGCGCTCGAACGGGCGCCCAGAGTTGCCAACAGGCCCAGGGCCAGCAGAAAATAACGCATAGAAGAGGTGTTGCCGCAGCATTCCCAGCCTGCAAAATACAGCGGGTGCCGCAGCCAAGCCCGAACGCTGTGCAGTATTAAAATAGTATAATATTCTATATCGTAATTTTTTGAGCGCCAACGCACGTGGCTACGCTGCAAAATGAGCCGAGTGTATCTTTAAGCGTTCCTCTAACTATTGCCTTTGAACCAGCACTACGACGTCGTTATTATTGGGGCGGGACCAGCGGGCACGGCTTGCGCTTTGGCCCTGCAAGGCAGCGGTTTGCGCGTGGCGCTGGTAGACCGGAAGCAATTTCCGCGCGATAAAATCTGCGGCGATGCTATTCCGAGTCCGGCCCTGAAAGCCATCCGGCAGCTTTCGCAGGCTTGGTACGACGAGCTGTTTGAACTGACCACCAAAGCCGAAACGCGCAACAGCCGCCTGGTAGCCCCCAACGGCACCGAAATCGTGGTGCAGTGGAAAGCACGTACGTTCAACAGCCCCCGCCTGCACTTCGACCAGCACCTGCTTTCGATGGTAAAACGCCACACAAAGACCGAAGTGCTGGAAAATTTCGGCGTTAAGCGTCTGGAAATCAGTGCGCAGCAAGCCACAGTTTTTCCTTCTGCCCAAGCCGCGCCGCTGACGGCCGCACTCGTGATTGGGTGCGACGGAGCTAACTCCGTGGTGGCGCGCCAGCTCACCAACCGTACGCTCGACCGGACGCGGCAGTGCGCGGCAGTGCGGGCGTATTTTACGGGCCTAAGCGAGTCGGATGAGCAAACCAGCGAGTTCTTTTTCCTCGACGAATACCGCTCCGGCTACTTCTGGATTTTTCCGGTGGGGCAGGGTGTGTTCAACGTAGGTTTCGGCATGCTTTCGGCCCAAATAGCGGCCCGCAAGCTGGATTTGAAGCAGGTACTTCGGCACCTGACCCAAACGCATCCGCGGCTGGCGACCCGTTTTGCACAAGCCAAGCAACTCTCCGATATTCAAGGGTTTGGCCTACCGTTGGGCGGGGTGCAACGCCCTATTTCGGGCGCGCGTTTTCTGCTGGCCGGCGATGCCGCCGCGCTCATCGATCCGCTGCAAGGCCACGGCATCGACAAAGCAGTCCAGAGCGGAATTCTGGCCGCTCAACAAGCTGTGCGCTGCTTTCAAACGCACGATTTCAGTGCCGCGCAGTTGTTTGAATATGATCGCCAAGTGCAGACGCACATCGGCAAGAAGCTAGCGCGCAGCTACCACCTTATGCACTTTCTATCGGCGAAGGCGTGGCTGGTAAATGGTGCCTTTCGCTTCGGACGGCACCCGTTAATTAAAAACCTGCTTCTGAAAGCCGTGGGGTAACTAGTTGATTAATAAATACTTGCAAAAACGGCTTTTCCTGCCACTTCGCGCCACCGATTGCGTAAAGACACAAGGTGCACTTCTAATCTGAGCCTTAATGTATATTGCTTTCGTTCGCAGTCTGTTGTTGGCCAGTGGGTTGCTGCTGCCGTTGGTCGGTTTGGCGCAGGCCGGCAGCGATACCAGCTTGGCCGAAACCCTAAAAGCCAATCGCTGGCAAAAGCGGGTGCTGCTACTCTGCGCGGCTTCTTCCGATCAGCCAGCCCTGAAGCAACAACAAACATTGTTGGCGCAGGATAAAGCAGGCTTGCAGGAGCGCGACATGCTCGTGCTTGATCTCGTAACCACCGAAATGAGCACGGCCGACAAACAGTTTCTGCGCCAGAAATTAGGCATAGCAGAAGCTCCTTTTACGGCCGTGCTCATTGGCAAAGACGGGGGCATCAAGCGCAAAGACACCGCGCCGATTACGCCGCAGCGCCTCTTTGGCACCATCGACACCATGCCGATGCGGCGCCAAGAGGCAAAGGGGAAGAAGCCGTAGCCGCTAGCCGATGCTGCGAATCACGCCGCCATCGACGCGCACCGAGGCGCCGTTGGTAGCCGAGGCCAGCGGGCTGGCCAAGTACACAACCATGCTGGCCACTTCCTCAGTCGTCGCGAAACGCTGGAGCAGCGACGAGGGCCGTGCATTCTGAAAAAACTCGGTTTCGGCCTCTTCCGGCGACTTGCCCTCCGTCGACATTTTTTGCAAAAACTCCTGCACCCCTTCCGAAGCGGTGGGACCGGGCAGCACTGAGTTTACCGTCACGCCAGTGCCCTTGGTGAGCTCAGCTAGGCCGCGTGCCACGCCCAGTTGCGCCGTTTTGGTAGTCCCGTAATGAATCATTTCGGCCGGAATCTGGAGGCCCGATTCGCTGGAAATGAACAGCACACGGCCCCAGTTTTTGCGCAGCATCAGCGGAAAATACTGGCGCGAGAGCCGCACGCCGCTCATCACGTTCACTTCGAAGAAGCGCATCCACTCCTCGTCGGTAATTTCAGCGAACGGCTTGGGCTCGAAAATGCCGACGTTGTTTACCAAAATATCTACTTCAGGCACCTCTCGCAGCAAGTGCTGCACTTCGTCGGCGTGGCCAAAATCCACGGCTACACCGCGCACCTTCGCGCCGCTTACTTGCGCCGAAATGCTGCGAATGGCTTCCTGAATGCGGCCCTCTGTGCGGCCCGTAATGATTACTTCGGCACCTTCGGCGGCCAACTGTTGTGCAATGGCGAGCCCGATGCCCGCTGTGGAGCCCGTAACCAGGGCAATTTTATTGGTGAGTTGCAGATCCATGAGACGTACTTAGCTAGTTGACTTAGCTAAACCCCAAAGTGGCAAATTTGTCTGCGGACCGGAAACTCGTTATTCGGTAAGCGATTGATTGTTTGATAATTATATAGGTTAATTACCCGCGCCTTGCTTTCCACTTGTTACAATTTGCCTAACGCCTTCACGTGCACTGATGGGCGTGTAGCCGAAGCGTTTTTCAAACTTGCTGCTGTCGAAAAAGTAATCCTGGCTGTATTGATAAGCCATTTCGCGCAACTCGCGCATCACGGGCACAAACAGGCCCAGCAGGCTCATCAGCCACAGCGGCACCACCCGAAACCGGGGCGCGACGTGCATTTCCTGCGCAAACATTTCTACCCACTGCCGGCCCGTAATGGGGGCTTTGTCGGTGGGCAGGTGCCAGACTTGGTTGTAGGCGTCGGGTGTGTTGCCCAGCAGCGCGGTGGCTTTGGCGGCATCCAGCACGTTGGTCCAGTTATGGATTTTGTCGGCATTGGCCAGCCAGTCGGCCCGTTTGCCCTTGCTCAGATTTTTGTAGACCGTTTCCACAAGCACACTGTTTTTCAGGCCCAGAAAGTCGGCCGAGCGGGCGATAAGGGCCTGCACTTGGCCGCTTTGCGCTGCGGAAAGTAGCATTTGCGCTATCTGGGCCCTGATTTCGCCTTTTTTGCTGGTGGGCCGTACGGGCGTTTCTTCGGTCATGTGCGCAATGTAGGCGCGGTCGTACATGTACACGTTGTCGAAGAACACGAGCTTAGCTTGGTGCTTCTGGCAGGCATCCAGCACGTTGCGCATGGTAGCTGGCCATTTGGCGCGCCACACCCTCCGGTTGTATTCATAGCCGACGGTAAGGTACACGACGTCCGAGCCTGCCACTGCCCGCTCGACCTGCGCCGCATTGGTAAGGTCGGCCGAAAACAGCTCGTCGGTTGGGTTGACGGCTACGGGCTTTCGCCCCACCAACCGCACCCGGTCAGTGTAATGCCGGAGTTCGCGGGCGAGCTCGGTGCCGATGGCACCCCCGGCACCTAAGATGGTTTGCATGGCCATGGAGTTTGGGTAACAAATAGGCGAGCTTTTTCGGCCTATATAGCGAAAACTAACTGTTTGCCGATGCACAACAGTAGTTCGGATAGAATACGCTGAGGTTGGGCGCAATTAACGGCATTTAGTACAATCGCTTCGTTGCTTTGTACAGCAAATAAGTCAGGGCAACGCACCTGACGCGCCATCTTACCGTCCTGTTTTCGCCCTTCTCACACTTTTATGCACGCTACATTCTTTGCTCGTCTCACCACTTTATGGTTGGTAACTATATTGCTTTTCAGTATAAGTGCTTATGCAACAACGCCTTGTGCTCGAGCTCAATACAAAGGCCATCGGTTTGTGCACCGCCCGTATTATAAACTGTACAAACACAGTAAGCCCCGCACGTTTTTGAGCTTTGGTAAGTAAGCCCAAAGCGCAGAAACGGCGCGTCGGCTCGCTACTAAGCTGAAAATTGGCTTAGCAGATGCGGGACGACGCGCCGTTTCTGCGTCAACTCTTTTTGAGCAGGAAGTACGCGTAGCGTTCGCCGAGCTCGACTGCCTGCTGGCGCTCCAGGGTGACGAGCTGCGGGGTGAAGCCGCACTGCTCGGCGTTCTGCCAGAACTCCTCGATGCGGTAGGTGGTCATGTGCGGCAGGTTCTGCGCGTAACCCCACCGGTGCGGCTGACTGGCCGATGTGCCATCGTCGTAACGGATCTGAATAAACGCCAAGCCGTCGTTGGTCAGCAACTTGCTTGCGATGTTCAACACCCGGCTGCCGTATTCCTTGGTGGGGAAAATCTCAAATACATAGGTAGAAAAAAACAAGTCACACGCCTTGGGAATGTGCTCTAGCGCGTGTTCGGGCTGGTCGGCCTCAAACTGGACGGGGACGAAGGCCTCGCAGGCCAGGGCCTGGAGCTGGCGGTGGCACTCGCGCAGGCTGGCGGCGGTGATGTCCACGCCGTAGTAGCGGGCCGCGCCGGGGGCGAAGTGCACGGCGTTGGCCCCGCCGCCGCAGCCCCAGTCGACGATGCGGCGGGGCGTGCGCAGGTAGGCCGGGCCGGCCAGGCGGGCGAACTGGGCCAGGTTGTGGCGGCCCATGGCCAGCCAGCGCGCGTCGTCGCCGGCAAACACCCCGTTGCCCCGCCAATGCGCGTTGCCAGGAATGCACGAGCGGTCGGTGCGATTCCAGTAACGCTGCGAATCCGCAATGAGCTTACTTTCAGGATCGTATAAGTGGAGGTTTTCGCGTATTACTCGTTCGCCAGAGCGGTATACATGAGCAATCACGTTACGAAGTTGCGCAACCATAGCCATGACAAATACAGGCTGGATAAGTCGACTAAAAATGTTTAGTAAGGCCTTAGGGAACCGCCTATCTATCGAGGCAGGCGTAGTAGGAATGCAGTAAATATTTGATATCGCAAATATTTAGGAGCTCAACCCGGCTTGGGGAGCAAGAGCAACTAATGTATAAAATTTATTATAAGAAATCACGGTAAAATTATCTGCCGAAATAAATTTTTACCCTGCTTCTTTTTTACCGTGCATTTCGCCAGCCCAACCAACGAAATGCAGTTATCCTTACAACGCGCAGAGCCCACCTGTACTTTGCAATGGCTTGACTATCAATGCATTGTAAAGTACAGGTGGGCTACGTACTACGGACTCAGTCTTTTTTGAGCAGGAAGTACGCGTAGCGTTCGCCGAGCTCGACTGCCTGCTGGCGCTCCAGGGTGACGAGCTGCGGGGTGAAGCCGCACTGCTCGGCGTTCTGCCAGAACTCCTCGATGCGGTAGGTGGTCATGTGCGGCAGGTTCTGCGCGTAGCCCCACCGGTGCGCTTTGCTCTTGCTGCTCTGATCTTTGTACTTGATCTGGATAAAAGCTAACCCGTTAGTATCGAGCAGTTTGTAAGCGATATCCAGAATGCGTTTCCCATAGTCCTTGCTTGGAAACAGCTCAAATACATAGGTAGAAAAGAAGAGGTCGCAGGGCTCAGTAATCAAGGCGAGTGTGCGTTCGGGCTGGTCGGCCTCAAACTGGACGGGGACGAAGGCCTCGCAGGCCAAGGCCTGGAGCTGGCGGTGGCACTCGCGCAGGCTGGCGGCGGTGATGTCCACGCCGTAGTAGCGGGCCGCGCCGGGGGCGAAGTGCACGGCGTTGGCCCCGCCGCCGCAGCCCCAGTCGACGATGCGGCGGGGCGTGCGCAGGTAGGCCGGGCCGGCCAGGCGGGCGAACTGGGCCAGGTTGTGGCGGCCCATGGCCAGCCAGCGCGCGTCGTCGCCGGCAAACACCCCGTTGCCCCGCCAATGCGCGTTGCCCGCCACGTAGTCGCGGTCGGTGCTGTTCCAGTAGCGCTGCGAATCCGCAATTAATTTGTCTTCCGACTCATAAATTCGGAGGTTTTCGCGGATCAGGCGCTCACTTGATCGATAGGCACGCGCAATAATACTACGTAATGATAAAGGCATGAACTGGCTGAGAAGGCGCTTAGGAGCGTTGCCTAGGGATTTAGAAAACGCGCTAAGATCTGAGTTGGAGTATGAAGGCCACATGAAGAGTATCGAATGCTGAAGCGCCCTCTGGGCTATACACACGTAGTTGTCTTTTGCTGATTGAAAGATATGGCAAATAAGTTATAATAAATCACGAAATAATATATTGACTTGGACTATGTCATTCGCTCCTCCAACATACGTGCCCGATATATTGGGCGAAGGGTTTGAACAACACTCCATTGCGCAACCCAATGATTATGAAGGGCCTGTGCGCTGCACGGTTGTTCGGAGACGAAACCCGCGAGCCGCTGCCAACCGGGCGGTGCTGTATTTGCACGGCTTTACCGATTATTTTTTTCAGCGGGAGCTGGCCGAGCAGTGGCTGGCCCACGGATTTCAATTCTATGCCCTGGATCTGCGCAAATACGGCCGCTCGCTGCTGCCGCACCAGCGCCCAAACAACGTCCGCGACCTGCGCGAATATTTTCCCGATCTGGACGCTGCCCTCGACCTGGTTCGGGCGGAAGGCAACCAGACCGTTGTGCTCAATGCGCACTCAACCGGGGGCCTGATTGCCGCGCTCTATGCCGATGCCGGGGCGCACCGCACGGCATTGGCGGCGCTGGTGCTTAATAGTCCGTTTTTCGAAATGAACCTGCCGTGGCTCGTCCGCCGGGTTGCCCTGCCGTTGCTTACGCGGGTGGGCGCAGTATTCCCTAATCTGACGCCGCGGGCCTCGTTGGGGCGCGGCTACGGCGAAAGCCTGCACCGGCAGTTTCGCGGCGAGTGGGACTACAACCTGGCGTGGAAGCCGGTAGAAGTATTTCCGGTCAATGCCGGGTGGTTGCGCGCCATTCGCAAGGGGCATCGGCAAGTGGCGCGGGGCCTGAGCGTGGCGCAGCCCGTGTTGGTGCTGCACTCCGACCGCACGCTCCGCCGCTACCGCCCCTTCAACGACGATTTTTTCCGGACCGATGGCGTGCTGAACGTGCAGCACATCCGGAAGCTGGCGCCGCGCCTGGGCCCACGCGTGACGGTGCGGGCCATCGAAGGCGGCATGCACGACCTGATCTTGTCGCGCGAACCGGTGCGTAGCGAAGCCTACCGCCAGATTTTCGAATGGCTAGCCACGGTTTTGCCGCCCGCAGAGTGAAATACTTCTATTATGTAAATATTTGATTATTAGATATTTAAATTGTTCAACACTGGCTTGTTGAACAAGTGCCGACGCAAGTGGTTGGCACTGCAACCGCAACAAAAGCCTGTAGCTCAGCGCCCGACTCTTCTGGCGCAATTCCCGTATGGATGGTAAATCGTCCGCCAAACTGCTTTTTTCCGATGTCCTTTTACTCCACTCAACCCGAAGACCTGTTGTTTGATGCCGCTCGCAAAGGCGATGTGGCGTATTTGCAGCAGCTGGTCGCCAACAACACCAACGTCAACATCCAGAACAGCAAGGGCTTTACGCCGCTGATTGTGGCCGCCTACGATGGTCACCTGGAAGCCACGCAACTGTTGCTCGACGCCGGCGCCGACCCCAACGTGCAGGACGTCGCTGGCAACAACGCGCTCATGGGCGTGTGCTTTAAGGGTTATCCCGAAATCGCGCAGTTGCTGATCGAGCGTGGCGCAGACCTGAATTTGCAAAACGGCAACGGCGGCACGGCCCTCATGTTTGCCACCCTGTTTGGGCGCAACAACTTGGTAAAAGTCATGCTCGATGCTGGCGCCGATACCACCATCCGCGACGTGCGCGGCCTTACGGCCCACGACTTGGCCATTCAGCAAGGCAACGAAGAAGCTTTGCAGATATTCGAGCAAATTAGTAAGTAATTGACTGTAAAGCACATAGAAAAAGCCCCGGCTGGATGGTCGGGGCTTTTTCTATGTGCTTGATGCAGAAATGCCGGGCGTTATTCGCCGCTGGTGTTCCAGATGTCGCGCTGAATTTTCCAGTCGTTGCCTTCCTTCTTCCACATCACGATGTACTTGCCGTAGTCCATTTGTTGGCCTTCGGCGCCGTTGAGGCGGTATTGGCCCAGCTCAATGGCCGTATCGCCGAAACTTTCTACCTCCATCGAGTGCAACCGCACCTGCTTGATGCCCATGTCCATACCGCCCTTCCAGAAGGACGCAATGGCCTCGCTACCCGTAATCGGGCCGCTGCCGGGGGGCAGCAGCGAGCCTTCTTTGGTGTAGAGGCTGGCAATGGCGACCACGTCGCCGCGGTCGAAAGAGTTTTCGAACTGGTCGTTGGCGTGACGGATTTCGTCAAGCAGGGTGTCGATGATTTCCATGGGCAGGCTGGCGGTTAAGAGGGTGGAAGTAAAAGATGTGGGTCTGGCTAAACCTACTCTTTTTTCGCTTGCCTATCAAGGCGTTAGCTTGGCTTGCGGGAGATGATTTTCGACGCCTTTGTTAGTGATGCACCGTGACCATGCGGAAGCTGATGCCTTGTTTATATTCGAGCTGAAGCACGTACAGGCCATCCGGAATCTTGGTCGTGTCGAAATTGATTTCGGCCAGATTGGACAGGGGCTGGAGCGCATGCGACGCCACTGCACGGCCCTGATACGAGTACAACGTGGCTTGCAGGGCCTCCACCTTTTCGCTGCTGGCGAGCTGGAGCGTAAACCGGCTCTGCACGGGATTGGGGAAAATGCTGACCGTAACCGAAGGCGGCGTGCTGACCTGCGACACGGATTTGATGCTGTAGCGCCCGATGTAGCCTTGCGTGTGCACGCTTTTCAGCGAAACCGGACCAAATCCGCAGCTTCCCGTGAAGGCGCCGGTCGTGTAGAGGTTGTGCTTGGAATCGATGGCCAGCTTGCCCGCCGAACTGGTGCCCGGCCCACTGACGAGCTCGGCAAACTCCTTCTGTCCATCGGGATTGAGCTGCGCCAGAAACGATTGATTAGTAGAGTTATAGGTAAAGTTCATCATGCCCGTCGCAAACACCTTCCCCGACTGCTGATCGACGGCAATGTCGCTGATGTAGTCGCTTTCGGGGCCGCCCAGTGCAGTAGCCCATTTTACGTTTCCCTGCGGGTTGAAGCGAGCCACAAACCCGTCGGTGTTGCCAGCGCTGGTGAGCGTAGTGGTACCGATGGTGGTGGTGCCGGAGAAGTTGCTGGCAATGTATATGTTACCTTTTCGGTCGGTGGCGATGCTGCGGCCGTCGCCGTACGGCAGCTGCCCTTTGGCCCATACCAGTCGCCCTTGCCGAGCGTTAAATTTGGCCAAGAAAACGCTGCCACCCTCGCTGGTCACCGTGGTGCCATCGAGCGTCCAGCCCGCGGTGAAGTTGCCACTTACGTAGCAGCTGCCCGCATTGTCTACGGCCACGCCGCCGCCCTGGCATACGCCATTGTCGCTCTGACTTGACCACACCCGCGCCCACCGCAACGCCCCCTGTGGGGAATAGCTGGCCACAAAGGCCTGCCGGCCGAAGTGCTGGGGAAAGGTGAGCGATTCGAAAGCAATGTTTTCGCCAGATACTGAGCCGGTTACGTAGCTGTTGCCGGCCAGGTCAACCGATACGCCCCAGCCGGAGCTGGAGCCGCTGGGGCTGCCTCCTTGGTTGCCGGCCTGCTTGATCCAGCGCGCCACGCCGTTGGCGCCGCACTTCAGAACAAAAATATCGCTGCCAGACACCGACGTTACCGACCCGGACTTCGGGCCGGTGGCGTAGCTCAGGGTGCCCGAAAAGCTGCCCGTGAGATAGCTGTTGCCTGCTTTGTCGACGGCAATGCTGGTGGGTAACGCATCGCCGGAAGCTGCCAGTTGAATGACCTTGGCTACTTGGCCGTTGGGTTTGCACTTGGCAATGTACACGCACAGGCCCGAACTAGTCAACTGCGTGCCACCCAAGGACATAGAGCCCGTGAAGCGACCGGTAACGTAGAAGTTGTTATCGGCATCCGTTGCCACGTCCATTGCGCCGTTTAGGTCGCTAATGGGGTAGGCAAACGTCCACGCCGATTGAGCGCTGGCCGTAAGTGAGACCAACCAAAAAAGAACCGAGAAGAAGTGTTTCATAACAAAAAGCTCAGGGTATAGAAATTGAGAAAAGGGCCTGTATCAAGGCGCTGAGCGGTACTACAAGACAGATACGCTACTCTGTTTTTGCGTCGGCATCATCCGACATAGCTTCTACACACTCCTCCGCCACACGTTGCTGCCGATGCGCTATTTACCAACAGTCAGTCTCCATCCCGCCTAAAGCGGCTCCATGAACCTCAGCTATAAGGTCCGCGGATTTGATTTACAATTTTAATAATTAAAGTCATAATAAAAATTGATATAATTATATAATATAAAAATGTCCAACTATGATGTGATCATGGTTAGCCTTTAGCAATTTTAAATAAGGGCAGGCGCTCATGTACCGCTTAAACGAAACCGGCCCGCTGGAAGAGCGGGCCGGTTTGAGGTATTTATAAAATGGTAGCTGCGTCGAAAGCGTTTTGCTGGGCGACGGAACTCGGTAGCTGGGTTCGGCGCAGCAGGGTGGCAATGTCCTTGGGCAGCTCCGCCACGGTAAGCGGGCGCTGGGGACGGGCCACTAGGTAGTACCGCGTATCAGCCCGGTCGTGGAGGCGGGTTTTGGTAAAGGAAAACAGACCGCGGCGGGCGTAGCGTGCAAATCCTTGGTAGCTGCCTTCGTCGGCTCTGGCTTCCGCTTCTGTTACCACCGGCGAATCGGCTTCTGGCAGCGTCAGGAAATACTGATGAAGCTCCAGCAGTGCTTCCTGCGAAGTGGCAACTGATTCGGGCAATATCCCGCCGCCAGAGGCAACGTGTAGAATACAGCCGTTGCTGTCCGTAGCGAACCAGTCGATATCCGCGTCTTCTTGGTCTATTTCGTCGATGCGCATTATTAGGCTTCTTGTTGCTCCGTCAGCTTCTTGAGTATCTCCTGCGCGGCTACAGCAATCACAGTCCCTGGCCCGTACACGCCGGCCACGCCCGCATCATACAAAAACTGATAATCCTGGGCCGGAATAACGCCGCCTGCAATCACCAGAATATCAGCACGATCCAGTTTCTTTAACTCCTCAATCAGCTGCGGAATCAAGGTTTTGTGGCCGGCGGCGAGGCTGCTCACGCCCACTACGTGCACGTCGTTTTCGGCGGCTTGGCGGGCTACTTCATCGGGAGTTTGAAACAGCGGCGCAATGTCTACGTCGAAGCCCACATCGGCGAAGGAAGTGGCGATGACTTTGGAGCCGCGGTCGTGGCCGTCTTGGCCCATTTTGGCCACCATGATGCGCGGGCGCCGACCTTCGCGGGCGGCGAAGTCGTCGGTCATCTGCTTGGTGCGGGCAAAC
This window encodes:
- a CDS encoding NAD-dependent epimerase/dehydratase family protein, with the translated sequence MQTILGAGGAIGTELARELRHYTDRVRLVGRKPVAVNPTDELFSADLTNAAQVERAVAGSDVVYLTVGYEYNRRVWRAKWPATMRNVLDACQKHQAKLVFFDNVYMYDRAYIAHMTEETPVRPTSKKGEIRAQIAQMLLSAAQSGQVQALIARSADFLGLKNSVLVETVYKNLSKGKRADWLANADKIHNWTNVLDAAKATALLGNTPDAYNQVWHLPTDKAPITGRQWVEMFAQEMHVAPRFRVVPLWLMSLLGLFVPVMRELREMAYQYSQDYFFDSSKFEKRFGYTPISAREGVRQIVTSGKQGAGN
- a CDS encoding class I SAM-dependent methyltransferase, which produces MIAHVYRSGERVIRENLHLYDPESKLIADSQRYWNRTDRSCIPGNAHWRGNGVFAGDDARWLAMGRHNLAQFARLAGPAYLRTPRRIVDWGCGGGANAVHFAPGAARYYGVDITAASLRECHRQLQALACEAFVPVQFEADQPEHALEHIPKACDLFFSTYVFEIFPTKEYGSRVLNIASKLLTNDGLAFIQIRYDDGTSASQPHRWGYAQNLPHMTTYRIEEFWQNAEQCGFTPQLVTLERQQAVELGERYAYFLLKKS
- a CDS encoding DUF4174 domain-containing protein, coding for MYIAFVRSLLLASGLLLPLVGLAQAGSDTSLAETLKANRWQKRVLLLCAASSDQPALKQQQTLLAQDKAGLQERDMLVLDLVTTEMSTADKQFLRQKLGIAEAPFTAVLIGKDGGIKRKDTAPITPQRLFGTIDTMPMRRQEAKGKKP
- a CDS encoding YybH family protein, with amino-acid sequence MEIIDTLLDEIRHANDQFENSFDRGDVVAIASLYTKEGSLLPPGSGPITGSEAIASFWKGGMDMGIKQVRLHSMEVESFGDTAIELGQYRLNGAEGQQMDYGKYIVMWKKEGNDWKIQRDIWNTSGE
- a CDS encoding ankyrin repeat domain-containing protein, producing MSFYSTQPEDLLFDAARKGDVAYLQQLVANNTNVNIQNSKGFTPLIVAAYDGHLEATQLLLDAGADPNVQDVAGNNALMGVCFKGYPEIAQLLIERGADLNLQNGNGGTALMFATLFGRNNLVKVMLDAGADTTIRDVRGLTAHDLAIQQGNEEALQIFEQISK
- a CDS encoding L,D-transpeptidase family protein, with the translated sequence MRYFLLALGLLATLGARSSAPSFREQQLQYPRVRAAYAAKWPELQRLLVSHGIRASELEIFVRAFKIGRRLEVWGRNRGDAQLQLLRTYFIAGTSGTLGPKRCAGDGQVPEGFYSVNRFNPNSLYHLSLGLDYPNNSDMLLSGSDPGGDIFIHGSDQTIGCLPITDALIEEVYVLAVEARNAGQATIPVHIFPFELRDENLTTYQHHAHHYFWQSLQPGYQYFEKHHDLPKVLVQPTGLYAFE
- a CDS encoding NAD(P)/FAD-dependent oxidoreductase, with amino-acid sequence MNQHYDVVIIGAGPAGTACALALQGSGLRVALVDRKQFPRDKICGDAIPSPALKAIRQLSQAWYDELFELTTKAETRNSRLVAPNGTEIVVQWKARTFNSPRLHFDQHLLSMVKRHTKTEVLENFGVKRLEISAQQATVFPSAQAAPLTAALVIGCDGANSVVARQLTNRTLDRTRQCAAVRAYFTGLSESDEQTSEFFFLDEYRSGYFWIFPVGQGVFNVGFGMLSAQIAARKLDLKQVLRHLTQTHPRLATRFAQAKQLSDIQGFGLPLGGVQRPISGARFLLAGDAAALIDPLQGHGIDKAVQSGILAAQQAVRCFQTHDFSAAQLFEYDRQVQTHIGKKLARSYHLMHFLSAKAWLVNGAFRFGRHPLIKNLLLKAVG
- a CDS encoding alpha/beta hydrolase, coding for MSFAPPTYVPDILGEGFEQHSIAQPNDYEGPVRCTVVRRRNPRAAANRAVLYLHGFTDYFFQRELAEQWLAHGFQFYALDLRKYGRSLLPHQRPNNVRDLREYFPDLDAALDLVRAEGNQTVVLNAHSTGGLIAALYADAGAHRTALAALVLNSPFFEMNLPWLVRRVALPLLTRVGAVFPNLTPRASLGRGYGESLHRQFRGEWDYNLAWKPVEVFPVNAGWLRAIRKGHRQVARGLSVAQPVLVLHSDRTLRRYRPFNDDFFRTDGVLNVQHIRKLAPRLGPRVTVRAIEGGMHDLILSREPVRSEAYRQIFEWLATVLPPAE
- a CDS encoding class I SAM-dependent methyltransferase yields the protein MPLSLRSIIARAYRSSERLIRENLRIYESEDKLIADSQRYWNSTDRDYVAGNAHWRGNGVFAGDDARWLAMGRHNLAQFARLAGPAYLRTPRRIVDWGCGGGANAVHFAPGAARYYGVDITAASLRECHRQLQALACEAFVPVQFEADQPERTLALITEPCDLFFSTYVFELFPSKDYGKRILDIAYKLLDTNGLAFIQIKYKDQSSKSKAHRWGYAQNLPHMTTYRIEEFWQNAEQCGFTPQLVTLERQQAVELGERYAYFLLKKD
- a CDS encoding SDR family NAD(P)-dependent oxidoreductase; amino-acid sequence: MDLQLTNKIALVTGSTAGIGLAIAQQLAAEGAEVIITGRTEGRIQEAIRSISAQVSGAKVRGVAVDFGHADEVQHLLREVPEVDILVNNVGIFEPKPFAEITDEEWMRFFEVNVMSGVRLSRQYFPLMLRKNWGRVLFISSESGLQIPAEMIHYGTTKTAQLGVARGLAELTKGTGVTVNSVLPGPTASEGVQEFLQKMSTEGKSPEEAETEFFQNARPSSLLQRFATTEEVASMVVYLASPLASATNGASVRVDGGVIRSIG